The Gemmatimonadota bacterium genome has a segment encoding these proteins:
- a CDS encoding SMC family ATPase: protein MRLNRLAMTNFRQHAESVLVFDTGLTFVLGDNGTGKSTILEAIAWALYGQAAARGTRDSIRFVRAGPRAPVRVELDFELGGHRYRVVRGLNSAELFQDGDATPIANSISTVNDQLVRKLGMTRTEFFHTYFTGQKELNVMSSMGPSERSQFLSRVLGYERLRVAQENVRERKRMVQSELIGLRGGMPDPELVTRGLNESGLRQVEAERLAADAEAGWVTTSRRVEELTPGWAAAQATRDRFLEVTAELRVIETQLTALLADQERIDRDLDSTAHARGDLERLSLELAPMASFAAEYNRLEELNRAEGRRQALTDGVRVLSEEVAERTARRHQVADAREREATLMARLVEERARFEELVARLEQQRTDWVRDRQEAETKRDALRAQYTELKKQRDRIVELGEDGACPTCTRVLGENFRTVLDQVDEQLDTITVDGRYYGTRLTQLEAMPAEVAHLEEDRREMQRLLGDLEGQLATARGDAQEVLALDREIEAKAQRLAAMQQELAGIPQGYDPARHVELRAEIDRLAPLNERATRLSTQLEREPELLTAREEVRRRGHDLQERLAHLHTERDIMRFSEQDFVAARQAQEAAAQALQEAEVRRASAVTELKAARRAVDGATVAMRELRRAQELEAALLRDRKLHEQLDRAYTDLRTDLNHALRPELAQLAGEFLAELTDHRYSDLAMDDDYNVVVSEDGSPKPVISGGEEDLTNLALRLAISQMIAERSGQRLSLLVLDEIFGSLDQPRQLNVIGLLRRLQDQFEQVILMSHIESISDGAGDQRILRLSYDVKTGSSLVQDATDPLPDEGLFRGAALAGTGS, encoded by the coding sequence ATGAGGCTCAATCGCCTCGCCATGACCAACTTCCGCCAGCATGCGGAGTCGGTCCTCGTGTTCGACACCGGGCTGACCTTTGTGCTGGGCGACAACGGCACGGGGAAGAGCACGATCCTCGAGGCGATTGCCTGGGCGCTGTACGGACAAGCGGCGGCCAGAGGCACGCGCGACTCGATCCGTTTTGTGCGTGCCGGGCCGCGCGCCCCGGTTCGCGTGGAGCTGGACTTCGAGCTGGGCGGGCACCGCTATCGAGTGGTGCGCGGGCTGAACAGCGCCGAGCTGTTCCAGGATGGCGACGCGACACCGATCGCCAACTCGATCAGCACGGTGAATGACCAGCTGGTCCGGAAGCTCGGGATGACACGCACCGAGTTCTTCCACACGTACTTCACTGGCCAAAAGGAACTGAACGTCATGTCCTCCATGGGACCGTCGGAACGGTCCCAGTTCCTCTCGCGCGTGCTCGGCTACGAGCGCCTGCGGGTGGCACAGGAGAACGTGCGCGAACGCAAGCGCATGGTGCAGTCCGAGCTGATCGGACTCCGTGGCGGGATGCCGGACCCGGAGCTGGTGACGCGCGGGCTGAACGAATCCGGCCTGCGGCAGGTGGAGGCAGAGCGGCTGGCCGCCGATGCCGAGGCGGGATGGGTGACCACGTCGCGACGGGTCGAGGAACTCACCCCGGGGTGGGCCGCGGCCCAGGCCACGCGCGACCGTTTCCTGGAGGTCACGGCGGAGCTGCGCGTCATCGAGACGCAGCTCACGGCACTCCTCGCCGACCAGGAGCGCATCGACCGGGACCTCGACAGCACGGCACACGCCCGCGGCGACCTCGAGCGACTCAGCCTTGAGCTGGCCCCGATGGCGTCGTTCGCGGCCGAATACAACCGACTGGAAGAGCTCAACCGGGCGGAAGGACGGCGGCAGGCGCTGACGGACGGGGTGCGCGTGCTCTCCGAGGAAGTCGCGGAACGCACGGCCCGTCGACACCAGGTGGCCGATGCGCGTGAGCGCGAGGCCACGCTCATGGCACGACTGGTCGAGGAGCGCGCGCGGTTCGAGGAACTGGTCGCACGGCTGGAGCAACAGCGCACCGACTGGGTCCGCGACCGCCAGGAGGCAGAGACCAAGCGGGACGCGCTGCGCGCGCAGTATACCGAACTCAAGAAACAACGCGACCGCATCGTGGAGTTGGGCGAGGACGGGGCCTGCCCGACCTGCACGCGCGTGTTGGGGGAGAACTTCCGGACCGTGCTCGACCAGGTGGACGAACAGCTGGACACGATCACGGTGGATGGACGGTACTACGGGACGCGCCTCACCCAGCTCGAGGCCATGCCCGCGGAGGTGGCGCACCTGGAGGAGGATCGGCGCGAGATGCAGCGCCTGCTGGGTGACCTCGAGGGCCAGCTCGCGACCGCTCGCGGCGACGCGCAGGAAGTGCTCGCCCTGGACCGGGAGATCGAGGCCAAAGCCCAACGCCTGGCCGCCATGCAGCAGGAACTCGCCGGCATCCCCCAGGGGTACGACCCCGCCCGGCACGTGGAGTTGCGCGCGGAAATCGATCGGCTGGCGCCACTCAACGAGCGGGCCACCCGGCTCTCGACGCAGCTGGAGCGCGAGCCCGAGCTGCTCACGGCCCGCGAGGAGGTCCGCCGACGCGGCCACGACCTGCAGGAGCGGCTGGCGCACCTGCATACCGAACGCGACATCATGCGATTCTCCGAGCAGGACTTTGTGGCGGCTCGTCAGGCGCAGGAGGCCGCGGCCCAGGCGCTCCAGGAAGCCGAGGTGCGGCGCGCGAGTGCGGTCACCGAACTGAAGGCGGCCCGCCGCGCGGTGGACGGGGCGACGGTCGCCATGCGAGAGTTGCGGCGTGCGCAAGAGTTGGAGGCCGCGCTGTTGCGCGATCGCAAGTTGCACGAACAGCTCGACCGGGCGTATACCGACCTGCGGACCGACCTCAATCACGCGTTGCGTCCGGAGTTGGCGCAGCTGGCCGGCGAGTTTCTCGCGGAACTGACCGACCACCGGTACTCGGACCTGGCGATGGATGACGACTACAACGTGGTCGTGTCGGAAGATGGGAGTCCCAAGCCGGTCATCTCGGGTGGCGAAGAGGACCTGACCAACCTCGCGCTGCGCCTGGCCATCTCCCAGATGATCGCCGAGCGCAGCGGCCAGCGGCTGTCGCTCCTCGTGCTGGATGAGATCTTCGGGTCCCTCGACCAGCCTCGGCAGCTCAATGTGATAGGACTGCTGCGGCGCCTGCAGGACCAGTTTGAGCAAGTCATCCTGATGTCGCACATCGAGTCGATCAGCGACGGCGCGGGAGACCAGCGAATCTTGCGGTTGTCGTACGACGTCAAGACCGGGAGCTCCCTCGTGCAGGACGCCACCGATCCGTTGCCGGACGAAGGGCTGTTCCGCGGGGCCGCCCTGGCGGGGACCGGATCGTGA
- a CDS encoding GNAT family N-acetyltransferase, with translation MRVTDIDAVNRVFADAFTERYRRDGMVGVRVPQLNPAIWRYAIEGARAGAMVWRDPSGEVAAFNVAHRSGTEGWMGPLAVRPEWQGHGVGRSIVQAGAAYLLSEGATTVGLETMPRTVDNIGFYAGMGYVPGPLTITLTVDAADGPLETLGALGSAERDSHVEACRELVGRLIPGRDFSRELQLTQELGIGDTCVLRGPHGVRGFAVYHAVPLVEGRAREELRVLKLAVEHDDDLVPLMLMVGSAARRAGTLRAAVRVQSGYQAAWDTLIGLGARVRWTDLRMTLRGYPEIVARSGVVFSNWEI, from the coding sequence ATGCGCGTCACCGATATCGATGCCGTGAACCGGGTCTTCGCCGACGCGTTCACCGAGCGGTACCGGCGTGACGGGATGGTCGGCGTTCGGGTGCCGCAGCTGAATCCGGCGATCTGGCGGTATGCCATCGAGGGCGCTCGCGCCGGAGCCATGGTCTGGCGGGATCCGTCGGGTGAGGTGGCCGCCTTCAACGTCGCCCATCGGTCGGGCACCGAGGGCTGGATGGGGCCACTCGCCGTGCGACCGGAATGGCAAGGACATGGCGTCGGTCGATCGATCGTCCAGGCGGGGGCAGCTTACCTCCTCTCCGAAGGCGCCACGACCGTCGGGCTGGAGACCATGCCTCGCACGGTCGACAACATCGGCTTCTACGCGGGAATGGGCTACGTCCCTGGACCGCTCACGATCACCCTGACCGTGGACGCGGCCGACGGACCGTTGGAGACCCTTGGCGCCCTTGGCTCCGCCGAGCGCGATAGCCACGTCGAGGCGTGCCGGGAGTTGGTGGGGCGCCTGATTCCCGGGCGCGATTTTTCCCGCGAGCTGCAGTTGACGCAGGAGCTTGGGATTGGCGACACCTGCGTCCTGCGTGGACCGCACGGGGTGCGCGGCTTCGCCGTGTATCATGCCGTGCCGCTGGTCGAAGGGCGAGCTCGGGAGGAACTTCGCGTGCTCAAGCTTGCGGTGGAGCACGACGACGATCTCGTGCCGCTGATGCTGATGGTCGGGTCGGCCGCCCGTCGTGCTGGGACGCTGCGGGCTGCGGTTCGCGTCCAGTCCGGCTATCAGGCCGCATGGGATACCCTGATCGGACTCGGGGCGCGCGTCCGCTGGACCGACCTTCGCATGACGCTCCGCGGCTACCCAGAGATCGTGGCGCGCAGCGGAGTGGTGTTCAGCAACTGGGAGATTTGA